The following proteins are co-located in the uncultured Propionivibrio sp. genome:
- the gcvP gene encoding aminomethyl-transferring glycine dehydrogenase, with protein sequence MPTLPPLSALEQRDEFIARHIGPSPDDIPAMLAAIGAPDLATLIDETVPAAIRLPAPLPLAEPRPEAEALAALKAIARKNKPYKSLIGMGYADTRTPTVILRNVLENPGWYTAYTPYQAEIAQGRLEALLNYQQMVIDLTSLELANASLLDEATAAAEAMTMARRVSKSASNRFFVDAGCFPQTIDVLKTRAGYFGFELVFGAPEDAAGEDVFGALFQYPNDSGEVIDLTDPIATVKAQGGVTAVAADLMALVLLKSPGEMGADIALGSTQRFGIPMGFGGPHAAFFATRDEHKRSVPGRIIGVSVDARGKRALRMALQTREQHIRREKANSNICTSQVLLANMAGMYAVYHGPQGLRTIAERIHRFTQLFVTAATHAGVDVLTTHAFDTVWVDLGSHAPLVYEGALASGYTLRCVADGVLGFAFNETTTREDVAAMITLVVGFPPNLDAIDARLAEGEALLPDALRRQDAILTHPVFNRYHTEHEMLRYLKRLQNKDLALDHSMISLGSCTMKLNATSEMIPISWPEFAQMHPFAPLDQVRGYMEMIGLLENWLKTITGFDAISLQSNSGAQGEYAGIVAIRRYHESRGEGHRNICLIPRSAHGTNPATAQMCGLEIVVVNCDDNGNVDVADLTAKAAQYADRLACLMITYPSTHGVFEEAIGDICAIIHAHGGQVYMDGANLNAQVGLTSPGHIGADVSHMNLHKTFAIPHGGGGPGMGPIGLKAHLAPFMANHAVQTIAGPHEGQSAVSAAPWGSASILPISWMYIAMLGGRGLTRATEVAILNANYIAARLKPHYPVLYTGSRGRVAHECILDIRPIKTATGIAEIDIAKRLMDYGFHAPTVSFPVAGTIMVEPTESESKAELDRFVAAMISIREEIRKIEQGLWPAANNPLKHAPHTQADIVADWDRPYTREEAVFPLPFVRDNKFWPSVNRIDDVYGDRNLFCSCTPDLE encoded by the coding sequence ATGCCCACACTGCCACCGCTTTCCGCGCTCGAGCAGCGCGACGAATTCATCGCCCGTCATATCGGCCCGTCACCCGACGACATCCCGGCCATGCTGGCGGCCATCGGCGCGCCCGACCTCGCGACGCTGATCGACGAAACCGTCCCCGCCGCCATCCGTCTGCCGGCGCCCCTGCCACTCGCCGAGCCGCGGCCCGAAGCCGAGGCGCTGGCGGCCTTGAAGGCGATCGCCCGCAAAAACAAGCCCTACAAATCGCTGATCGGCATGGGCTATGCCGACACGCGAACGCCGACGGTCATCCTGCGCAACGTGCTCGAGAATCCCGGCTGGTACACGGCCTACACGCCCTATCAGGCGGAAATCGCCCAGGGGCGCCTGGAGGCACTGCTCAACTACCAGCAGATGGTCATCGATCTGACCAGCCTCGAACTCGCCAACGCCTCGCTGCTCGATGAAGCCACCGCCGCGGCCGAAGCGATGACGATGGCACGGCGCGTGAGCAAATCGGCGTCGAACCGCTTCTTCGTCGACGCCGGCTGCTTCCCGCAGACGATCGACGTGCTCAAGACCCGCGCCGGCTACTTCGGCTTCGAGCTCGTCTTCGGCGCGCCCGAGGACGCCGCCGGCGAGGACGTCTTCGGCGCTCTCTTCCAGTATCCGAACGACTCCGGCGAGGTCATCGATCTGACCGACCCGATTGCCACCGTCAAGGCGCAGGGTGGCGTCACTGCCGTTGCCGCCGACCTGATGGCGCTGGTGCTGCTCAAGTCACCGGGCGAAATGGGCGCCGACATCGCGCTCGGTTCGACCCAGCGCTTCGGTATCCCGATGGGATTCGGCGGTCCGCACGCCGCCTTCTTCGCCACGCGCGACGAGCACAAGCGCTCGGTCCCCGGCCGCATCATCGGCGTCTCCGTCGATGCCCGTGGCAAGCGCGCGCTGCGCATGGCGCTGCAGACACGCGAACAGCATATTCGCCGCGAAAAGGCCAACTCCAACATCTGCACCTCGCAGGTGCTGCTCGCCAACATGGCCGGCATGTACGCCGTCTATCACGGTCCGCAGGGGCTGCGCACGATCGCCGAACGCATCCACCGCTTCACCCAGCTGTTCGTCACCGCGGCGACGCATGCCGGCGTCGACGTCCTGACGACGCATGCCTTCGACACCGTCTGGGTCGACCTCGGCAGCCACGCGCCGCTCGTCTATGAGGGCGCACTGGCGTCGGGCTACACCCTGCGCTGCGTCGCCGACGGCGTGCTCGGTTTCGCTTTCAACGAGACGACAACACGCGAGGATGTCGCCGCGATGATCACGCTGGTCGTCGGCTTCCCGCCCAACCTCGACGCCATCGACGCGCGCCTCGCCGAGGGCGAAGCGCTGTTGCCGGACGCCTTGCGCCGCCAGGATGCGATCCTGACGCACCCGGTCTTCAACCGCTACCACACCGAGCACGAGATGCTGCGCTACCTGAAGCGCCTGCAGAACAAGGATCTGGCGCTCGATCACTCGATGATCTCGCTCGGTTCGTGCACGATGAAGCTCAACGCGACGAGCGAGATGATCCCGATCTCCTGGCCGGAGTTCGCCCAGATGCATCCGTTCGCGCCACTCGACCAGGTGCGCGGCTACATGGAGATGATCGGCCTGCTCGAAAACTGGCTGAAGACGATCACCGGTTTCGATGCCATCAGCCTGCAGTCGAACTCCGGTGCCCAGGGCGAATATGCCGGCATCGTCGCCATCCGCCGCTATCACGAGAGCCGCGGCGAAGGCCACCGCAATATCTGCCTGATCCCGCGTTCGGCGCACGGCACCAACCCGGCGACGGCGCAGATGTGCGGACTCGAGATCGTCGTCGTCAATTGCGATGACAACGGCAACGTCGACGTCGCCGACCTGACGGCCAAGGCCGCGCAGTACGCCGACCGGCTCGCCTGCCTGATGATCACTTATCCGTCGACGCACGGCGTCTTCGAGGAAGCGATCGGCGACATCTGCGCGATCATCCACGCCCATGGCGGGCAGGTGTATATGGACGGCGCCAACCTCAACGCCCAGGTCGGCCTCACCTCGCCCGGCCACATCGGCGCCGACGTCAGTCACATGAATCTGCACAAGACCTTCGCCATTCCGCACGGCGGCGGCGGACCCGGCATGGGTCCGATCGGTCTCAAGGCGCACCTGGCACCGTTCATGGCCAACCACGCCGTGCAGACGATCGCCGGGCCACACGAAGGCCAGAGCGCGGTGTCGGCTGCCCCCTGGGGCTCGGCCTCGATCCTGCCGATCTCGTGGATGTACATCGCCATGCTGGGCGGACGCGGTCTGACGCGCGCCACCGAAGTCGCCATCCTCAATGCCAACTACATTGCCGCGCGCCTGAAGCCGCACTACCCGGTACTCTACACCGGCAGTCGCGGCCGCGTCGCCCACGAGTGCATCCTCGACATCCGCCCGATCAAGACGGCCACCGGAATCGCCGAGATCGACATCGCCAAGCGCCTGATGGACTACGGCTTCCACGCGCCGACGGTCAGTTTCCCGGTCGCCGGCACGATCATGGTCGAACCGACCGAATCGGAATCGAAGGCCGAGCTCGACCGCTTCGTCGCGGCAATGATCTCGATCCGCGAGGAAATCCGGAAGATCGAACAGGGCCTGTGGCCGGCGGCGAACAACCCGCTCAAGCATGCGCCGCACACGCAGGCCGACATCGTCGCCGACTGGGACCGTCCCTACACGCGCGAAGAGGCAGTCTTTCCGCTGCCCTTCGTGCGCGACAACAAGTTCTGGCCGAGCGTCAACCGCATCGACGACGTCTACGGCGACCGCAACCTGTTCTGCAGTTGCACACCGGACCTCGAGTAA
- the gcvH gene encoding glycine cleavage system protein GcvH: protein MNIPANLKYTKSHEWVRVESDGTVTVGITDHAQELLGDLVFVELPDIGKTLAAEQEAAIVESVKAASDVYAPIAGTVTEVNAAVPNAPESVNQDAYAAWLFKLKPANAADVDALLDAAGYAACAEE, encoded by the coding sequence ATGAACATTCCCGCCAACCTCAAGTACACCAAGAGCCACGAATGGGTGCGCGTCGAATCCGACGGCACGGTCACCGTCGGCATCACCGACCATGCCCAGGAACTGCTCGGCGACCTCGTTTTCGTCGAACTGCCGGACATCGGCAAGACGCTGGCGGCCGAACAGGAAGCCGCGATCGTCGAATCGGTCAAAGCCGCTTCCGACGTGTACGCGCCGATCGCCGGCACGGTGACCGAGGTCAACGCCGCCGTGCCCAACGCGCCCGAAAGCGTCAATCAGGATGCCTACGCGGCCTGGCTGTTCAAGCTGAAGCCGGCCAACGCCGCCGATGTCGATGCGCTGCTCGACGCGGCCGGCTATGCCGCCTGCGCCGAAGAATAA
- the gcvT gene encoding glycine cleavage system aminomethyltransferase GcvT, producing MTQKTVLNETHRRLGARMVDFGGWDMPLHYGSQIEEHHAVRRDCGMFDVSHMCAVDIAGADAKVFLLRLIANNVDKLKEPGKALYSAMLNESGGVVDDLIVYFVADSQYRMVINAGTADKDLAWMAARVAEWKLDVAVVARRDLAIIAVQGPNAKARVWQVRPDARAATEALKPFYSASVGDWFIATTGYTGETGFEITLPASQAEAFWQQLLDAGVAPIGLGARDTLRLEAGMNLYGQDMDESVSPLDAGLAWTVDLDSARDFVGKPALLARPQQKQFLGLVLLDKGVLRAHQKVATPQGDGEITSGSFSPSLQQSVALARLPLATAIGDTVQVDIRGKLLAAKVVKPCFVRNGKALV from the coding sequence ATGACTCAGAAAACTGTCCTCAACGAGACCCATCGCCGGCTTGGCGCCCGCATGGTCGATTTCGGCGGCTGGGACATGCCGCTTCACTACGGTTCGCAGATTGAAGAGCACCATGCCGTGCGCCGCGACTGCGGCATGTTCGACGTCTCGCACATGTGCGCCGTCGACATCGCCGGCGCCGACGCCAAGGTCTTCCTGCTGCGCCTTATCGCCAACAACGTCGACAAGCTCAAGGAACCCGGCAAGGCGCTCTACAGCGCCATGCTCAACGAATCCGGCGGTGTCGTCGACGACCTGATCGTCTATTTCGTCGCCGACAGCCAGTATCGCATGGTCATCAACGCCGGTACCGCCGACAAGGATCTCGCCTGGATGGCCGCCCGTGTCGCAGAATGGAAGCTTGATGTCGCTGTCGTGGCGCGTCGCGACCTGGCGATCATCGCCGTGCAGGGCCCGAACGCCAAGGCGCGTGTCTGGCAGGTCCGGCCCGACGCGCGCGCCGCCACCGAAGCGCTGAAGCCCTTCTACTCGGCCAGCGTCGGCGACTGGTTCATCGCCACGACCGGCTATACCGGCGAAACCGGTTTCGAGATCACGCTGCCGGCCAGCCAGGCCGAAGCATTCTGGCAGCAACTGCTCGATGCCGGCGTCGCGCCGATCGGCCTCGGCGCCCGCGACACGCTGCGTCTTGAAGCCGGCATGAACCTCTATGGCCAGGACATGGACGAATCCGTGTCACCGCTCGATGCCGGCCTCGCCTGGACCGTCGATCTCGACAGCGCCCGCGATTTCGTCGGCAAACCGGCACTGCTCGCCCGGCCGCAGCAGAAACAGTTCCTCGGCCTCGTGCTGCTCGACAAGGGCGTGTTGCGTGCCCACCAGAAGGTCGCCACACCGCAGGGCGACGGCGAGATCACCAGCGGCAGCTTCTCGCCCTCGCTGCAACAATCCGTCGCGCTGGCGCGCTTGCCGCTCGCCACCGCCATCGGCGACACCGTCCAGGTCGACATCCGCGGCAAGCTGCTCGCCGCCAAGGTCGTCAAACCCTGCTTTGTCCGCAACGGCAAAGCCCTCGTCTAA
- the glyA gene encoding serine hydroxymethyltransferase has translation MQQSSQSIQSAFPLLSSSDPQLAALLVDEERRQRDKIRLIASENYVSGAVREACASVITNQYSEGYPGARYYEGQQIVDQVERLAIERAKALFGAEHVNVQPHSGSPANLAVYLAFLKPGDTVLAMQLAHGGHLTHGSKASITGKHWNVVHYGLDPQTRRLDYASIRELALQHRPKLLIAGHSAYPRQLDFAAFRTIADEVGALLMVDMAHFAGLVAGGAHPSPVPYADVVTTTTHKSLRGPRGAMILCRAEHAARIDKAVFPGLQGGPHNAITAAIAATLSEALRPQFSAYAAQCVTNARALADELTSNGFELVTGGTDNHLVLIDLRNKGIGGKPLAAALDRAGLVTNYNAVPWDDQPPQNPSGLRLGSPSMTTRGFGEAEFRQVARWIARVADAGLDEGIITTVAAETSALCQRFPLP, from the coding sequence ATGCAACAATCATCGCAGTCCATTCAATCAGCATTTCCCCTGCTCTCCTCGTCCGATCCGCAACTCGCCGCGCTGCTCGTCGATGAAGAACGCCGCCAACGCGACAAGATTCGCCTGATCGCCTCGGAAAACTACGTCTCCGGCGCCGTGCGCGAAGCCTGCGCCTCGGTCATCACCAACCAGTATTCCGAAGGCTATCCCGGCGCCCGCTATTACGAAGGCCAGCAGATCGTCGATCAGGTCGAACGCCTGGCGATCGAGCGTGCCAAGGCGCTGTTCGGCGCCGAGCACGTCAATGTCCAGCCGCACTCCGGCTCGCCCGCCAACCTCGCCGTTTATCTCGCCTTCCTCAAACCCGGCGACACCGTGCTCGCCATGCAACTCGCACACGGCGGCCACCTGACGCACGGTTCAAAGGCCTCGATCACCGGAAAACACTGGAACGTCGTGCATTACGGCCTCGACCCGCAAACGCGGCGACTCGACTATGCAAGCATCCGCGAACTGGCGCTGCAGCATCGGCCAAAGCTGCTGATTGCCGGCCACTCGGCCTACCCGCGCCAACTCGATTTCGCTGCCTTCCGGACGATTGCCGACGAGGTCGGCGCCCTCCTGATGGTCGACATGGCCCATTTCGCCGGTCTCGTCGCCGGCGGCGCCCATCCCTCGCCGGTCCCCTATGCCGATGTCGTCACGACGACCACGCACAAATCGCTGCGCGGCCCGCGCGGCGCGATGATCCTTTGCCGCGCTGAGCATGCCGCCCGTATCGACAAAGCGGTCTTCCCGGGTCTGCAGGGCGGTCCGCACAATGCCATCACCGCCGCCATCGCGGCGACGCTGAGCGAGGCCCTGCGTCCGCAGTTTTCGGCCTATGCGGCACAATGCGTGACGAATGCCCGAGCGCTCGCCGACGAACTCACGTCGAACGGCTTCGAGTTGGTCACCGGCGGGACCGACAATCACCTGGTCCTGATCGACCTGCGTAACAAGGGCATCGGCGGCAAGCCGCTGGCGGCGGCGCTCGACCGCGCCGGTCTTGTCACCAATTACAACGCGGTGCCCTGGGACGACCAGCCGCCGCAGAATCCGTCAGGATTGCGCCTCGGCTCGCCGTCGATGACGACGCGCGGATTCGGCGAAGCAGAATTCCGGCAGGTCGCCCGGTGGATCGCCCGCGTGGCCGACGCCGGGCTCGATGAAGGCATCATCACGACGGTGGCAGCGGAAACCAGCGCGCTCTGCCAGCGTTTTCCACTTCCCTGA
- the scpB gene encoding methylmalonyl-CoA decarboxylase produces MALVLSATQGHTGTITLNHSEKRNALSEALVHELIDVLNDFRRQEIRAIILRAQPGIKVWSAGHDVNELPGRGRDPLGWNDPLRILIRTIQEYPAPIIGLIEGSVWGGACEVAMACDILVITPDVSFAITPAKMGVPYNIGGLLTLLNMIPLPIVKEMLFTAEPLPSDQAFNLGIVNYVKPADEIEAFVRNIADRIALNSPLSIGVMKDALRLLSSAHAVSPELFERIQGMRRIVYDSEDYQEGIRAFREKRKPKFPGK; encoded by the coding sequence ATGGCACTCGTTCTCTCGGCAACGCAAGGGCACACCGGCACCATCACGCTCAACCACAGTGAAAAGCGCAATGCCCTGAGCGAAGCGCTGGTCCATGAACTGATCGACGTGCTCAACGACTTTCGACGACAGGAAATCCGCGCCATCATCCTGCGCGCCCAGCCCGGCATCAAGGTCTGGTCGGCCGGACACGACGTCAACGAACTGCCCGGCCGAGGCCGCGACCCGCTCGGCTGGAACGACCCGCTGCGGATCCTGATCCGCACGATCCAGGAATACCCGGCACCGATCATCGGCCTGATCGAAGGCAGCGTCTGGGGCGGCGCCTGCGAAGTCGCGATGGCCTGCGACATCCTCGTCATCACGCCCGATGTCAGCTTTGCCATCACGCCGGCCAAGATGGGCGTGCCGTACAACATCGGCGGCCTGCTGACGCTGCTCAACATGATTCCGCTGCCGATCGTCAAGGAAATGCTGTTCACCGCCGAACCGCTGCCGTCCGATCAGGCCTTCAACCTCGGCATCGTCAATTACGTCAAACCCGCTGACGAAATCGAAGCATTCGTCCGCAACATCGCCGACCGCATCGCGCTCAATTCGCCGCTCAGCATCGGCGTCATGAAAGATGCATTGCGCCTGCTGTCGAGCGCGCACGCGGTCAGCCCGGAACTCTTCGAACGCATCCAGGGCATGCGCCGTATCGTCTATGACAGCGAGGATTATCAGGAAGGCATCCGCGCGTTCCGCGAGAAGCGCAAGCCCAAGTTCCCGGGCAAGTGA
- a CDS encoding efflux RND transporter periplasmic adaptor subunit, with protein sequence MRLPENSNLTSRFFQRVALLIALGSALIGGVVAQTHAPAEPPAKNAAPERSGKESTTPATGAAEPASPQVPITRPKQQSWPAAIEAQGSIQPWQEIHISAEVDGLRVTSVLASLGDIVKKGQVLARLNSASVEAELDSATAQLNEAKAAQAQAASTLERATRLAPSGGISKQELTLYETQKRTADARYSAALALVRKQQLRLEQATISAPDDGVISSRSAVEGAIVQTGNELFRMIRQGRLQWRAEVPGDLLLRVAPGQEALIRSPLGESIKGRVRQVSPTIDVSTQKGAVFVDLPTDSNLKAGLSVSGTLNAGKRQVLTLPASVIRNRNGIETVLTANQDNRIEIVEIKTGERRDKLVEIVSPLDEKARVVADRIDTLTPGDSVSILNRAAPAAPAPAN encoded by the coding sequence ATGCGTTTACCTGAAAATAGCAACCTGACTTCCCGTTTCTTTCAACGCGTCGCACTCCTGATTGCCCTCGGCTCCGCCCTGATCGGCGGCGTGGTAGCCCAGACGCACGCCCCGGCGGAGCCGCCGGCAAAGAACGCCGCGCCTGAACGCAGCGGCAAGGAGTCAACGACGCCCGCGACCGGCGCTGCCGAGCCCGCCAGTCCGCAGGTGCCGATCACTCGCCCGAAGCAGCAGAGCTGGCCGGCCGCGATCGAGGCGCAGGGCAGCATCCAGCCGTGGCAGGAAATCCATATCAGCGCGGAAGTCGACGGCCTGCGCGTCACCAGCGTGCTCGCCAGCCTGGGCGACATCGTCAAGAAGGGGCAGGTGCTTGCCCGCCTGAACTCGGCGTCGGTGGAAGCCGAACTGGACTCGGCGACGGCGCAACTCAACGAGGCGAAAGCCGCGCAAGCGCAAGCCGCCTCGACGCTTGAACGCGCCACCCGCCTGGCGCCGTCGGGCGGCATCAGCAAACAGGAACTGACGCTCTACGAGACACAGAAACGTACGGCCGACGCGCGGTATTCTGCCGCGCTCGCCTTAGTCAGGAAGCAACAGCTCCGGCTCGAACAAGCGACGATCAGCGCCCCCGATGACGGCGTGATTTCGTCGCGCTCGGCGGTTGAAGGCGCCATCGTCCAGACCGGTAACGAACTCTTCCGGATGATTCGACAAGGTCGTCTGCAGTGGCGCGCCGAAGTGCCCGGCGACCTCCTGCTCAGGGTTGCGCCGGGACAGGAAGCGCTGATCAGGAGTCCGCTCGGCGAATCCATCAAGGGACGCGTTCGACAGGTATCCCCGACCATCGACGTGAGTACCCAGAAAGGCGCTGTTTTCGTCGATCTGCCAACCGACAGCAATCTCAAGGCGGGCCTGTCCGTCAGCGGGACGCTGAATGCGGGAAAACGCCAGGTGCTGACGCTGCCGGCCTCGGTGATCCGCAACCGGAACGGGATCGAGACGGTGCTGACGGCGAATCAGGACAACCGGATCGAGATCGTCGAAATCAAGACCGGCGAGCGCCGCGACAAGCTGGTCGAAATCGTCTCCCCGCTCGACGAAAAAGCGCGCGTCGTCGCTGACAGGATCGATACCCTGACGCCCGGCGACAGCGTCAGCATCCTGAACAGGGCTGCGCCCGCCGCCCCGGCACCCGCCAACTGA
- a CDS encoding efflux transporter outer membrane subunit: MHYTTASLSKCLASILILSLSGCAAVGPDYVAPKLSGKEVPDQWTSRTDVPPATDTAPTAKSEQVPQWWAELSDPVLDQLVTEAFTNNPTIEAAVARLRQSRAAFTQSAATGSPAVSAGASSQRATDSSGTLATDSWLSMNASWELDFFGSVRRAKEGALAREGVQLATLADVRVSLSADVADAYLSHRACQSRLELTEQDLVSREATEKLTADSISAGFTAPYQGIRSTASVAEAKTLLAATRSQCEQIENLLTRLSGMARPGLMKLLAERPTGLARLPVPKHFSIAIPREALMQRPDIRAAERAVAAASADIGLAEADRYPRIALNGALGYTANGSSGSGALSFGTWSFGPSISLPIFDGGRRKAAVEIARSKYDESLANYKSTTRRAIQEVEDALTRYAATHERAENARQSADQYQHFFDAVELRYREGANNLLELEDARRAMLTAQKTLLGVQHERLQAWIALNRATGGAAQFDPDNTTPGLLSDKR, encoded by the coding sequence ATGCACTACACAACGGCATCCCTGAGCAAATGCCTTGCCTCGATCCTGATCCTCAGCCTGAGCGGGTGCGCGGCGGTCGGCCCCGATTATGTCGCTCCCAAGCTCAGCGGCAAGGAGGTTCCTGACCAATGGACATCGCGCACCGACGTCCCGCCGGCAACGGACACGGCGCCCACGGCAAAATCGGAACAGGTGCCGCAGTGGTGGGCTGAACTCTCCGACCCGGTCCTCGATCAGCTCGTCACCGAGGCCTTCACCAACAACCCGACCATCGAGGCGGCCGTTGCCCGCCTGCGGCAATCGCGCGCCGCCTTTACCCAGAGCGCAGCGACCGGATCGCCGGCAGTGAGTGCCGGCGCGTCGAGCCAGCGGGCAACGGACTCGTCGGGCACGCTGGCAACCGACTCCTGGCTGTCGATGAACGCGTCCTGGGAACTCGATTTCTTCGGCTCCGTGCGCCGCGCCAAGGAAGGCGCCCTGGCCCGCGAAGGCGTACAGCTGGCGACACTGGCCGATGTCCGCGTCAGCCTCTCGGCCGACGTCGCCGACGCCTACCTGAGCCACCGCGCCTGCCAATCGCGCCTCGAACTGACCGAACAGGATCTGGTTTCCCGCGAAGCCACGGAAAAGCTTACGGCCGACAGTATCAGCGCCGGCTTTACCGCGCCGTACCAAGGCATCCGCAGCACGGCCTCGGTGGCCGAAGCCAAGACTTTGCTGGCGGCGACACGCTCCCAGTGCGAGCAGATCGAAAACCTGCTGACGCGCCTGAGCGGCATGGCGCGGCCGGGGCTGATGAAACTGCTGGCGGAGCGGCCGACCGGACTCGCCCGGTTGCCGGTACCGAAGCACTTCAGCATCGCCATACCGCGCGAAGCTCTCATGCAACGGCCCGACATCCGCGCCGCCGAACGCGCCGTCGCCGCGGCCTCCGCCGATATCGGCCTGGCCGAGGCTGATCGCTATCCGCGCATCGCCCTCAACGGCGCCCTCGGCTACACCGCGAACGGCAGCAGCGGCAGCGGCGCCCTGTCGTTCGGCACCTGGTCCTTCGGCCCCTCGATCAGCCTGCCGATCTTCGACGGCGGCCGCCGCAAGGCCGCAGTGGAGATCGCCCGAAGCAAATACGACGAGTCGCTGGCCAACTACAAATCGACGACGCGGCGAGCGATCCAGGAAGTCGAGGACGCGCTGACCCGCTACGCCGCCACGCATGAACGCGCTGAAAACGCGCGGCAGTCGGCGGATCAATACCAACACTTTTTCGACGCGGTCGAACTCCGTTACCGTGAAGGCGCCAACAACCTGCTCGAACTCGAGGACGCCCGACGCGCCATGCTGACGGCGCAAAAGACGTTGCTCGGTGTCCAGCACGAGCGACTCCAGGCCTGGATCGCGCTCAACCGGGCCACCGGCGGCGCCGCCCAATTCGACCCGGACAACACGACACCGGGCCTTCTTTCCGACAAGCGATGA
- a CDS encoding 3'-5' exonuclease, which yields MSLIDLANRPTPEQIEAIFRWLAEADYRVIRPLVPRESFAAGERPEKLVTVAILDTETTGTDPVGDKVIELGMVLVEIAPDTGLAYRVLQVFNQLEDPGMPIPPESTRIHHITDEMVAGKRIDDDEVARLLAPVALVIAHNAGFDRPFVEKRWPVFATKAWACSFQQVPWSEEGISSAKLEFLAYRCGFHFTGHRASTDCHALLEVLQADLPTSGTKAMQALLVNAREAEIRISALGSPFESKDVLRQRGYRWNPDKKVWAKAVRKAAFDEEIAWLSASVYGGRPFQLEQERLTAMNRFSARAGERQIVRYPL from the coding sequence ATGTCTCTCATCGACCTTGCGAACCGGCCGACGCCCGAACAGATCGAAGCGATTTTCCGCTGGCTTGCCGAGGCCGATTATCGCGTCATCCGGCCGCTTGTTCCGCGCGAGTCGTTCGCCGCCGGTGAACGCCCGGAGAAACTCGTTACCGTGGCCATTCTCGATACCGAAACCACCGGTACCGATCCTGTGGGCGACAAAGTGATCGAGCTTGGCATGGTGCTGGTCGAGATCGCGCCGGACACCGGGCTGGCATATCGGGTGCTGCAGGTCTTCAATCAGCTCGAAGACCCCGGCATGCCGATTCCGCCCGAGTCGACGCGGATTCACCATATCACCGACGAGATGGTGGCCGGCAAGCGCATCGACGACGATGAAGTCGCCCGCCTGTTGGCGCCCGTGGCGCTGGTCATTGCGCACAATGCCGGCTTCGACCGGCCCTTCGTCGAAAAGCGCTGGCCGGTCTTTGCCACCAAGGCCTGGGCGTGTTCGTTCCAGCAGGTGCCGTGGAGCGAAGAGGGGATTTCTTCCGCCAAGCTGGAATTTCTCGCCTATCGCTGCGGCTTTCACTTCACCGGGCATCGTGCTTCGACCGATTGCCACGCCTTGCTCGAAGTGTTGCAGGCGGACTTGCCGACGTCCGGGACGAAGGCCATGCAGGCGCTGCTGGTCAATGCCCGCGAGGCCGAGATCCGGATTTCAGCCCTGGGCTCGCCGTTCGAGTCGAAGGATGTGCTGCGACAACGCGGCTATCGCTGGAATCCCGACAAGAAGGTCTGGGCCAAGGCGGTCCGGAAAGCGGCTTTCGACGAGGAAATTGCTTGGTTGTCAGCGTCGGTGTATGGCGGGCGGCCCTTTCAACTGGAGCAGGAACGCCTGACGGCGATGAACCGTTTTTCGGCGCGTGCCGGCGAGCGACAGATCGTTCGCTATCCGCTGTGA